A single window of Paracoccus albus DNA harbors:
- a CDS encoding ABC transporter ATP-binding protein, with protein MSLLSVSDLSVSAPGRELVHGVSFELAAGERLGLVGESGSGKSLTAMAIVGLLAPGLVADGSVVLDGHQVIGRPDREMTAMRGATAAVVFQDSRAALDPLMRLGDQLAAPIRRRARREGRRLSDSAMRDEQIRWLERVSIPEPARILRSWPHEVSGGQRQRFAIAMALSCAPRLLIADEPTTALDVSTQAEVLSMLDRLVKDEGLSLLFISHDLPVVSRVADRVLVMRKGRMVERGPTDRVFTEPQHDYTQGLVAAARRLQDALDGEGGGA; from the coding sequence ATGAGCCTTCTGAGCGTCTCGGACCTTTCGGTATCCGCACCGGGCAGAGAATTGGTGCACGGCGTCAGCTTCGAACTTGCCGCGGGTGAACGTTTGGGACTGGTTGGTGAAAGCGGTTCCGGCAAATCGCTGACGGCGATGGCTATTGTTGGGCTGTTGGCACCGGGGCTGGTCGCGGACGGGTCGGTTGTGCTGGATGGTCATCAGGTGATCGGGCGCCCTGACCGAGAGATGACGGCAATGCGTGGCGCGACCGCCGCTGTGGTCTTTCAGGATTCGCGTGCGGCGCTTGATCCGCTGATGCGGCTTGGCGATCAGCTTGCCGCGCCGATCCGCCGCCGGGCGCGGCGAGAGGGGCGACGCCTGTCAGACAGTGCCATGCGCGACGAACAGATCCGCTGGCTGGAACGTGTATCTATACCCGAGCCGGCACGCATCCTGCGCTCATGGCCGCACGAGGTATCCGGCGGACAGCGCCAGCGTTTTGCCATAGCGATGGCGCTGTCCTGCGCGCCCCGGCTGCTTATCGCGGATGAACCGACGACCGCACTTGATGTCTCGACGCAGGCGGAGGTGCTGTCGATGCTCGACCGTTTGGTAAAAGATGAGGGACTGTCGCTGCTGTTCATCAGCCACGATCTGCCGGTCGTGTCGCGCGTGGCGGATCGAGTGCTGGTGATGCGAAAGGGCCGCATGGTGGAGCGTGGTCCGACAGACCGGGTCTTCACCGAACCTCAGCATGACTATACGCAGGGTCTCGTTGCCGCTGCACGGCGGTTGCAGGATGCCCTGGATGGCGAGGGGGGCGGCGCATGA
- a CDS encoding FGGY-family carbohydrate kinase: protein MADRSRYLVGVDVGTGSARAGVFDTQGYLQGTARHDIQMYRESGNIVEQSSDDIWTAVASAVQGAVRAAGVAAEDIAGISFDATCSLVVLGASGEPMPVGDPAYPERNIMVWMDHRAREQAKRINQTGHRVLDFVGGRISPEMETPKLLWLKENRPEVFDRAWQFMDLTDFLTWKATGDLSRSVCTVTCKWTYLAHEGGWDSSYFHEIGLGELAEEGFSRIGTQIREAGSPLGSGLTDRAAEELGLLRGTPVGTGLIDAHAGGVGTVGAKGGGGARTNLGYVFGTSSCMLTSTAEPVFAPGVWGPYFSAMVPGMWLNEGGQSAAGAAIDQLLDLHPFTPEAQKLAKAAGMSLPAWLASEAEELAKDADPVDLAKGLHIVPEFMGNRSPHADPDTRAVIAGLGMSRGLNSLIALYVAGICGIGYGLRQIVAAQAKAGAPVGRVVISGGAGRSDFIRQLLADASAIEFAATEGEEPVLLGSAMLGAVAGGIYPDLATAMGNMSRLSAHYPPKGGTVAAKHDKRFRIWEDLQSIARKATQV from the coding sequence ATGGCGGATCGCAGCAGGTATCTGGTGGGTGTCGATGTTGGAACCGGCAGCGCACGCGCGGGCGTATTCGACACTCAGGGCTATCTTCAGGGAACCGCCAGGCACGATATCCAAATGTATCGCGAAAGCGGCAATATCGTTGAACAATCCAGCGACGACATCTGGACCGCGGTGGCCAGTGCCGTGCAAGGGGCTGTCCGCGCCGCTGGCGTCGCCGCCGAGGACATCGCGGGCATCAGCTTCGATGCGACATGTTCGCTGGTCGTGCTTGGCGCAAGCGGCGAACCAATGCCGGTCGGCGACCCCGCTTACCCCGAGCGCAACATCATGGTGTGGATGGACCACAGGGCGCGCGAACAGGCAAAGCGCATCAACCAAACTGGTCATCGCGTGCTCGATTTCGTCGGCGGACGCATTTCACCAGAGATGGAAACACCAAAGCTGCTCTGGCTGAAAGAAAACCGGCCGGAGGTCTTTGACCGCGCGTGGCAGTTCATGGATCTGACCGACTTCCTGACATGGAAGGCAACGGGTGATCTGTCGCGTTCGGTCTGCACCGTCACCTGCAAGTGGACCTATCTTGCGCATGAAGGGGGCTGGGATAGCTCCTATTTCCATGAGATCGGGCTTGGCGAACTGGCGGAAGAAGGCTTCAGTCGTATCGGCACGCAAATTCGCGAGGCAGGCAGCCCGCTTGGCAGCGGCCTGACTGACCGCGCTGCAGAAGAGTTGGGCCTGCTGCGCGGCACGCCTGTCGGCACCGGCCTGATTGATGCACATGCGGGCGGTGTCGGAACCGTCGGCGCTAAGGGAGGCGGCGGTGCGCGAACCAATCTGGGCTACGTCTTCGGCACTTCATCCTGCATGTTGACCTCGACAGCGGAGCCTGTCTTTGCACCCGGCGTCTGGGGGCCTTATTTTTCCGCGATGGTGCCCGGCATGTGGCTGAACGAAGGCGGGCAATCCGCCGCCGGCGCGGCAATCGACCAATTGCTTGACCTGCATCCTTTCACGCCCGAGGCGCAGAAGCTGGCGAAGGCTGCGGGCATGTCTCTGCCCGCGTGGCTTGCGTCAGAGGCGGAAGAGCTTGCCAAAGATGCGGACCCCGTTGATCTGGCCAAGGGTCTTCACATCGTTCCGGAATTCATGGGCAACCGATCGCCCCATGCCGATCCCGACACGCGCGCCGTTATTGCCGGGCTGGGTATGTCGCGTGGGCTGAACAGTCTGATCGCGCTTTATGTCGCGGGCATATGCGGTATCGGCTATGGCTTGCGGCAGATCGTTGCGGCGCAGGCCAAGGCCGGTGCGCCAGTCGGTCGCGTCGTCATCAGCGGCGGGGCTGGCCGGTCGGATTTCATCCGTCAATTGCTGGCCGACGCATCGGCGATAGAGTTCGCAGCAACAGAAGGCGAAGAGCCGGTATTGCTTGGCTCTGCGATGCTTGGCGCGGTGGCGGGCGGCATCTATCCTGATCTTGCAACGGCAATGGGCAACATGTCGCGGCTGAGCGCACATTATCCCCCAAAGGGCGGAACCGTCGCCGCGAAACACGACAAGCGATTTCGTATATGGGAGGATCTTCAGTCCATTGCGCGCAAGGCGACGCAGGTCTGA
- a CDS encoding ABC transporter substrate-binding protein, whose amino-acid sequence MKKLIALLISGLPYSAFAQEQISVALDWTPNTNHIGLYVAQEKGWYEEAGLDVDILPYSDTSAGTLVASGVAQFGIVGIIGFITQRSAGADLQLVMAVTQHETGQLVVNGDNEAIQRPADLDGKTYAGFGTEWESALISTMIRHDGAEGTFETVTLGTSAYEALANGTVDFTLEILTWEGVNAELLNRPQRSFRYADYGVPDQQTTLIGGNQSWIENHPEAAEALIKATQRGYAFALENPAEAADILIEATDGMLPDEQLVHGSMAALVEGGYLKDEGEPVGLIDPQMLKESTAFMLDAQGLRDETGNTLTEMPDMTGWFNNDYLAR is encoded by the coding sequence ATGAAGAAACTGATCGCGCTTTTGATAAGCGGCCTGCCCTATTCCGCCTTTGCGCAAGAGCAGATTTCCGTCGCGCTCGACTGGACGCCGAATACAAACCACATCGGGCTCTATGTCGCGCAAGAAAAAGGCTGGTACGAGGAAGCCGGCCTGGACGTCGATATTCTGCCCTATTCCGACACATCCGCTGGAACGCTGGTGGCGTCGGGCGTCGCGCAATTCGGGATTGTTGGCATCATCGGATTTATTACGCAAAGGTCGGCAGGTGCCGATCTGCAACTTGTCATGGCCGTGACCCAGCATGAAACCGGTCAGCTTGTCGTCAATGGCGACAATGAGGCCATACAACGACCCGCCGATCTTGATGGCAAGACTTATGCCGGGTTCGGCACCGAATGGGAAAGCGCCCTGATTTCGACCATGATCCGCCATGATGGTGCGGAAGGTACATTTGAAACCGTGACACTGGGCACCTCTGCTTATGAGGCACTGGCGAATGGCACCGTCGATTTCACCCTGGAAATCCTGACATGGGAAGGCGTGAACGCCGAATTGCTGAACCGTCCGCAGCGATCCTTCAGATATGCAGATTATGGTGTCCCGGATCAGCAGACCACGCTGATAGGCGGGAATCAAAGCTGGATCGAAAACCACCCGGAGGCGGCAGAGGCGCTGATAAAAGCGACGCAGCGTGGCTATGCCTTTGCTCTGGAAAACCCGGCAGAGGCCGCCGACATTCTGATCGAAGCCACGGATGGCATGCTGCCTGATGAACAGCTTGTCCACGGTTCGATGGCGGCATTGGTCGAGGGCGGCTACCTCAAAGACGAGGGTGAGCCTGTCGGTCTGATCGACCCCCAGATGCTGAAAGAGAGCACCGCCTTTATGCTTGACGCACAGGGTCTGCGCGACGAAACCGGCAACACGCTAACGGAAATGCCGGATATGACCGGCTGGTTCAACAACGACTATCTTGCCCGTTAG
- a CDS encoding 5'-methylthioadenosine/S-adenosylhomocysteine nucleosidase (Enables the cleavage of the glycosidic bond in both 5'-methylthioadenosine and S-adenosylhomocysteine), with translation MITDFGGVPTLFIMAAEAEYGPALRSRIKPLMTGIGPVEAGIETGIALSQLNSAGQLPKLVVSLGSAGSAKLEQTAVYQAVSVSWRDIDASVLGFEKGTTPLLDLPSTLPLGILIPGIPAASLSTGSNVVSGAEYDKIAEDMVDMESFAILRACQKFGLPLIALRGISDGVEELHHLDDWTRLLHVVDQKLADAVDLLRDHLSSGRISL, from the coding sequence ATGATCACGGATTTCGGCGGTGTGCCGACACTGTTCATCATGGCGGCAGAGGCCGAATACGGTCCTGCCCTGCGATCACGTATCAAACCGCTAATGACCGGGATTGGTCCGGTTGAGGCTGGAATTGAAACCGGTATCGCCCTTTCGCAACTAAATTCCGCCGGCCAACTGCCGAAACTCGTGGTGTCGCTGGGATCGGCAGGGTCCGCAAAGCTGGAGCAGACGGCGGTTTATCAGGCCGTCTCGGTCAGCTGGCGCGATATCGACGCCTCAGTCCTTGGATTCGAGAAAGGGACCACGCCGCTTCTTGACCTTCCCTCAACCCTTCCGCTGGGTATTCTGATTCCGGGCATCCCCGCGGCCAGCCTTTCGACAGGCAGCAATGTGGTTTCCGGTGCTGAATACGACAAAATCGCCGAAGATATGGTCGATATGGAAAGCTTCGCCATCCTGAGAGCCTGTCAGAAATTCGGCCTGCCGCTTATTGCCCTGCGTGGCATCTCTGACGGTGTCGAGGAATTGCATCATCTGGATGACTGGACAAGGCTGCTGCATGTGGTCGACCAGAAGCTTGCGGATGCCGTCGACCTGCTGCGCGACCATTTGTCATCCGGTCGGATAAGCCTTTGA
- a CDS encoding ABC transporter permease: protein MNRSTRNLYIGIVLVGLNAFVALLTFFWLPYDPTAMAGGRLSPPSWAHPAGTDRLGRDYLTQVMIGARIAMTVGIGAALLGGIIGTTIGVLSAFARRGLDDALAATLDILIAFPTLLLAMLVVAASEGASLWTAILAIGLAMSAIIARLVRILTKRVLAQDFITAARCSGLGWVRITINHILPNIFPTILVIVALQFGLAVIAEASLSYLGLGTPPPNASWGQLLQQAQSTVFRAPMGVIAPGLALMSLVLGINFLADGLRDLIDADPVGTPEEVEA from the coding sequence ATGAACAGGTCTACTCGGAACCTGTATATAGGCATTGTTCTGGTCGGGCTGAATGCGTTTGTCGCACTCCTGACCTTTTTCTGGCTGCCATATGATCCGACGGCTATGGCAGGGGGCCGACTGTCGCCGCCGTCATGGGCTCATCCGGCTGGCACGGATCGGCTGGGGCGCGACTACCTGACACAAGTGATGATCGGTGCGCGTATCGCGATGACGGTGGGGATCGGTGCCGCCCTGCTTGGCGGTATAATAGGGACCACCATTGGCGTTCTGTCTGCCTTTGCGCGGCGGGGGCTGGATGATGCACTGGCCGCGACGCTGGATATTCTGATTGCCTTCCCGACGCTGCTGCTAGCCATGCTGGTCGTGGCAGCCAGTGAAGGGGCAAGCCTGTGGACGGCAATTCTTGCCATCGGGCTGGCCATGTCCGCCATCATCGCCCGCTTGGTTCGCATCCTGACGAAGCGGGTTCTGGCACAGGATTTTATCACCGCAGCCCGCTGTTCGGGTCTTGGCTGGGTACGGATCACCATCAACCACATTCTGCCGAATATCTTCCCGACCATACTTGTTATCGTGGCGCTTCAGTTCGGCCTTGCCGTCATTGCCGAGGCATCGCTGTCCTATCTGGGCCTTGGCACGCCGCCGCCGAACGCGTCATGGGGGCAGCTGCTTCAGCAGGCGCAATCAACGGTGTTTCGTGCGCCGATGGGGGTTATCGCGCCCGGTCTGGCGCTGATGTCGCTGGTTCTGGGTATCAACTTTCTGGCGGACGGTCTGCGCGATCTCATTGATGCCGATCCGGTCGGCACGCCGGAGGAGGTCGAGGCATGA
- a CDS encoding ABC transporter ATP-binding protein, which yields MSLFSLRDVTYGYDRRKPVLHDISFDLTAGQNLGILGESGSGKSTVLRLMLGLAEPDEGQLVADGTRLDTRSAARMRDHRRFAQPVFQDPYGSLDPRMRIGKALTEPHSALGLPGDARTEAARVLSEVGLPEDSIHRRPRSFSGGQRQRIAIGRALIARPRVLLADEPVSALDLSTRVRVIDLLDTLSRDLTLVLVSHDIAIVAALCPQLLVLQHGRIVEAGLTREILRDPQDDYTRTLLNSLPRLPEPKEQSR from the coding sequence ATGAGCCTGTTTTCCCTGCGCGACGTGACCTATGGCTACGACCGCCGAAAGCCCGTGCTGCATGATATTTCCTTTGACCTGACAGCGGGGCAGAACCTTGGCATTCTAGGTGAAAGCGGGTCGGGTAAATCTACAGTTCTGCGCCTGATGCTGGGGCTTGCCGAACCCGACGAGGGACAGTTGGTGGCCGACGGCACGCGGCTTGATACCCGCTCCGCTGCGCGAATGCGGGACCATCGACGATTCGCGCAGCCCGTCTTTCAGGACCCTTACGGCTCGCTCGATCCGCGTATGCGCATTGGAAAGGCGCTGACCGAGCCGCATTCGGCACTCGGCCTGCCCGGCGATGCCCGAACCGAGGCCGCCCGCGTGCTGTCCGAGGTTGGTTTGCCGGAAGACAGTATTCACCGGCGCCCACGATCTTTTTCCGGCGGTCAAAGGCAGCGCATAGCAATCGGGCGCGCGCTGATCGCACGGCCCCGTGTGCTGCTGGCGGATGAGCCGGTCAGCGCGCTTGATCTGTCAACGCGGGTGCGGGTGATTGATCTGCTCGACACGCTGTCGCGGGATCTGACGCTGGTGCTGGTTTCTCATGATATTGCAATTGTGGCGGCGCTTTGCCCGCAACTGCTCGTTTTGCAGCACGGCCGCATTGTCGAAGCTGGCCTTACACGAGAGATCCTGCGCGATCCGCAGGATGACTATACCCGCACATTGCTGAACAGCCTGCCGCGGCTGCCTGAACCCAAGGAGCAGAGCCGATGA
- a CDS encoding YkoF family thiamine/hydroxymethylpyrimidine-binding protein translates to MFIGAQISLYPMTDDFVSVITSSLEALGPWRDQLRMETDDISTLLVGAPEVLFPALRDLYTAAASTRHHIVLRCTLSRGCPGEADDRICATKALSAPDTPLANRQSAALKAVSAAQQKGEIARAQFSLYVMGDGDHMEEIYGCIDFLKQSGCFDRTKNFCTRIKGDAGPVFATIEQAFCRFGPPEGHVTMDLTVSANSPSVTD, encoded by the coding sequence ATGTTCATCGGCGCACAGATTTCTCTTTATCCCATGACGGACGACTTCGTATCCGTCATCACGTCATCGCTTGAGGCACTCGGACCCTGGCGCGATCAGTTGCGCATGGAAACAGACGACATTTCAACTCTTCTGGTTGGCGCGCCAGAGGTGCTGTTTCCCGCCCTGCGCGATCTGTACACGGCTGCGGCATCAACACGGCATCACATCGTCCTGCGTTGCACCCTGTCGCGTGGCTGCCCCGGAGAGGCGGACGACCGGATATGCGCCACCAAAGCCTTGTCGGCACCGGATACGCCGCTGGCAAACCGTCAATCAGCAGCGCTGAAAGCCGTTTCCGCCGCCCAGCAGAAAGGCGAAATCGCCCGCGCCCAGTTCTCCCTCTATGTGATGGGGGACGGCGACCACATGGAAGAGATCTACGGCTGTATCGACTTCTTAAAGCAAAGCGGCTGCTTTGATCGTACGAAGAATTTCTGCACGCGGATCAAGGGTGATGCCGGTCCGGTCTTTGCGACGATTGAGCAGGCTTTCTGCCGCTTCGGTCCGCCAGAGGGCCATGTGACAATGGACCTGACAGTTTCGGCCAACAGCCCCTCTGTCACGGACTGA
- a CDS encoding ABC transporter permease: MPAQMLSRGRVAIARALPAILSVTAALLLWEGYVRLSGISPQVLPAPSRVGAQILANRELLFRNLLPTLRATLLGFAFSITVAFLFSVLLDFIPRLRKALFPIFVISQTLPLVAIAPLMVLWFGFDLTPKILLVALVTFFPMLVALVDGYDSTEPEIEALLRSMGATRGTVFRRARLPSAMPFFFSGLRISVTYAVVAAIFAEYAGARSGIGIVILNAKNSFRPDLMLAAVVFSSALTLLLFGLVVLAQFLAMRWRYQGAGNV; the protein is encoded by the coding sequence ATGCCTGCTCAAATGCTGTCGAGGGGCCGCGTCGCAATTGCGCGCGCGCTGCCGGCAATTCTCAGCGTTACCGCCGCCCTTCTGCTGTGGGAGGGCTATGTCCGTCTGTCGGGCATTTCGCCACAAGTGCTGCCCGCGCCGTCACGGGTCGGCGCACAGATACTGGCGAACCGAGAATTACTTTTCCGGAACCTGCTTCCAACGCTGCGGGCGACACTGCTTGGCTTCGCATTTTCGATCACGGTGGCTTTCCTGTTTTCGGTCCTGCTGGATTTCATTCCACGGCTTCGCAAGGCGCTGTTCCCGATCTTCGTCATCAGCCAGACCCTGCCACTCGTTGCAATCGCGCCGCTTATGGTGCTGTGGTTCGGCTTTGACCTGACACCCAAGATTCTGCTGGTCGCGTTGGTGACGTTCTTTCCGATGCTGGTGGCGCTTGTCGACGGATACGACTCGACAGAGCCGGAGATCGAGGCACTGCTGCGCTCCATGGGCGCGACGCGCGGGACAGTTTTCCGCCGGGCTAGACTGCCCTCCGCAATGCCCTTTTTCTTCTCAGGATTGCGCATTTCGGTAACCTACGCGGTCGTCGCAGCCATATTCGCGGAATATGCCGGCGCGCGGTCGGGCATCGGTATCGTCATTCTGAACGCAAAGAACAGCTTTCGCCCAGACCTGATGCTTGCCGCCGTCGTGTTCAGTTCTGCGCTGACACTGCTGCTTTTCGGGTTGGTGGTCCTTGCCCAGTTCCTTGCCATGAGGTGGCGTTATCAAGGGGCCGGCAATGTCTGA
- a CDS encoding ABC transporter substrate-binding protein — protein sequence MKLVPTFVLALGAATVPFASAALAQANPDAIIRIGSLYEPQNLDNTAGAGQGINEAFNDNVYEALFRLNDDGSVEPVLAADHTVSDDGLTHTFTLQDGVTFHSGDPLTAADVKYSIERVTAESSKSSRKSSLASIASIEAPDDKTVVVTLDSRSISLPYNLSYVWIVNDAAGDISATEDGTGPYVLNGWRRGSAISLRAFEDYWGEAPKNGGADISYFTEAAALDNALLTDALDLITTIQSPDALAQFEDPSRYTIAEGNSTVKQIMAYNDREAPFDNIQVRKALARGIDKQKLLEAIWGDRGMVLGSFVPPTDPWYEDLTGVDAYDPESAKALLAEAGYPDGFTFTLDTPNYDPHPITAEFIKAELAKIGVTVNINIITANEWYTKIYQAHDFDATLQEHVNHRDIVFYGNPDFYWGYDNADVTRLIKEAEQSGTEEEQTEKLREANAIIAEEAASNWFFLYPQIVVSAANVTGYPLNGLNSQFFLRDIEKAE from the coding sequence ATGAAACTTGTCCCGACCTTTGTCCTGGCCCTTGGTGCCGCAACGGTGCCCTTTGCCAGTGCCGCGCTTGCGCAAGCCAATCCTGATGCGATCATTCGGATCGGCTCGCTGTATGAACCGCAGAATCTGGATAACACGGCGGGCGCAGGGCAGGGCATTAACGAGGCATTCAATGACAATGTCTACGAGGCGCTGTTCCGCCTGAATGATGATGGCTCTGTCGAGCCCGTTCTGGCCGCCGATCACACGGTTTCAGATGACGGGCTGACGCACACATTTACGCTTCAGGATGGCGTTACCTTCCATTCCGGCGATCCGCTGACGGCGGCGGATGTGAAATATTCGATTGAGCGCGTGACGGCGGAATCGTCCAAGTCGTCGCGCAAAAGCAGCCTTGCCAGCATCGCCAGCATCGAGGCGCCTGACGACAAGACGGTCGTGGTCACGCTGGATTCCCGGTCAATTTCTCTGCCCTACAATCTCAGCTATGTCTGGATCGTTAACGATGCTGCCGGCGATATTTCCGCGACAGAGGATGGCACCGGCCCCTATGTCCTGAACGGCTGGCGTCGCGGTTCAGCGATTTCGTTGCGGGCTTTTGAAGATTATTGGGGCGAGGCGCCGAAGAACGGCGGCGCGGATATCAGCTATTTTACCGAAGCCGCTGCTTTGGACAACGCGCTGCTGACCGACGCGCTTGATCTTATCACCACGATCCAAAGTCCCGATGCCCTCGCACAGTTCGAGGACCCGTCACGCTATACGATTGCCGAGGGGAATTCGACGGTCAAACAGATCATGGCCTATAACGACCGAGAGGCCCCCTTTGACAATATTCAGGTCCGCAAAGCCCTGGCGCGTGGTATCGACAAGCAAAAGCTGCTGGAGGCGATCTGGGGTGATCGCGGCATGGTACTGGGCAGCTTCGTGCCGCCAACCGATCCGTGGTACGAAGACCTGACCGGCGTCGACGCTTACGATCCGGAAAGCGCCAAGGCCCTTTTGGCAGAGGCTGGATATCCGGACGGGTTCACCTTCACGCTTGATACGCCGAACTACGATCCCCACCCCATCACCGCAGAGTTTATCAAGGCAGAGCTTGCGAAGATCGGTGTGACGGTGAACATCAACATCATCACCGCGAATGAATGGTACACCAAGATTTATCAGGCGCATGATTTTGATGCGACGCTGCAAGAGCATGTCAATCACCGCGATATCGTCTTTTACGGCAACCCGGATTTCTATTGGGGTTATGACAATGCCGATGTCACGCGCCTGATCAAAGAGGCAGAGCAGAGCGGCACCGAAGAAGAGCAGACAGAAAAACTTCGCGAGGCGAATGCCATCATCGCGGAAGAAGCGGCATCCAACTGGTTCTTCCTTTATCCGCAGATCGTCGTATCGGCGGCCAATGTTACCGGCTATCCGCTGAACGGCCTGAACTCTCAGTTCTTCCTGCGCGATATAGAGAAAGCAGAATAA
- a CDS encoding ABC transporter ATP-binding protein has product MSELTISDVSLKMGGIQILDRLSLTVRAGEFVSILGPSGCGKSTLFRLLTNEISTDRGSILLDGKKPRNAFAFMPQRDALLPWRRIIDNITLGLEVQGMGRAEARSISVPMLSEFGLSGFEKHYPAQLSGGMRQRAALLRTVIQGRPIQLLDEPFGALDALTRARLQKWLEKRWRNAGWTTLLVTHDVREAVALSDRIYILSPRPARVIAEIEVSAPRPRLGRPLPQSAHDIEGHILDLLLNHSGD; this is encoded by the coding sequence ATGTCTGAGCTGACCATCAGCGACGTGTCCCTGAAGATGGGCGGCATACAAATCCTCGACCGGCTATCACTGACTGTCCGCGCGGGAGAGTTCGTGTCCATCCTCGGTCCATCGGGCTGCGGTAAATCCACCCTGTTCCGGTTGCTGACCAATGAAATCAGCACCGACCGGGGCTCCATCCTGCTGGACGGCAAAAAGCCGCGAAATGCCTTTGCCTTCATGCCACAGCGTGATGCGCTGCTGCCCTGGCGGCGGATCATCGACAATATCACGCTGGGGCTGGAGGTTCAGGGGATGGGCCGCGCGGAAGCCCGGTCAATTTCGGTGCCGATGCTGTCGGAATTCGGACTTTCCGGGTTCGAAAAGCACTATCCGGCGCAACTTTCGGGCGGCATGCGGCAACGTGCAGCGCTTCTGCGAACGGTCATACAGGGTCGCCCGATCCAGCTTCTGGATGAGCCTTTTGGCGCACTTGACGCGCTGACCCGCGCCCGCCTTCAGAAATGGCTGGAGAAACGCTGGCGTAATGCCGGATGGACCACCCTGCTGGTGACCCATGACGTGCGCGAGGCGGTGGCGCTGTCGGACCGCATCTACATCCTGTCACCCCGGCCTGCCCGCGTCATCGCCGAGATCGAGGTGAGCGCGCCACGACCCAGGCTGGGCAGGCCCCTGCCCCAGTCCGCCCATGACATCGAAGGGCACATCCTCGACCTCCTTCTCAATCACTCCGGAGACTGA
- a CDS encoding ABC transporter permease, which translates to MRRYLLRRTIVLALSLIAAGLVLFVLLRLLPGDPAAALLGVGADEAQIAAAREQVGSDQPIFVQLGRFLSDLARFDLGNSFVSNQPVLPEILTRLTITLPLTLASFLLAICLAVPLGIIAAVRGDRWYGAMISTVSQLGIAVPVFWIGILLVWLVAIEWRLLPASGFPIAGWRDPLEAIRALILPVVTIGIVMGASLLRYVRSATLDVVGADYLRNARALGESFPQAMMRHGIRNGSVPVISILGIELASTLLGAVVVERVFNLPGLGSMLLTAIQQRDYPSVQGVLLITTLLVLLIGFAADVVQRLIDPRLREPAAVRR; encoded by the coding sequence ATGCGTCGCTATCTGCTGCGCCGGACAATCGTGCTGGCCCTGTCGCTGATCGCGGCGGGGCTGGTTCTGTTTGTGCTGCTGCGGCTGCTGCCGGGTGATCCGGCGGCTGCGCTGTTGGGCGTTGGCGCGGATGAGGCGCAGATCGCCGCCGCCAGAGAGCAGGTCGGTTCGGATCAGCCGATATTTGTGCAGCTTGGCCGGTTTCTGTCGGATCTGGCCCGTTTCGATCTGGGCAATTCTTTCGTCTCGAACCAGCCGGTGCTGCCCGAGATACTGACGCGGCTGACGATCACCCTGCCGCTGACGCTCGCGTCCTTTCTGCTGGCGATCTGTCTGGCGGTTCCGCTGGGGATCATCGCCGCTGTGCGCGGTGACCGCTGGTATGGGGCTATGATTTCGACGGTTTCGCAGCTTGGCATAGCCGTTCCGGTCTTCTGGATCGGCATTCTGCTTGTGTGGCTGGTCGCGATAGAGTGGCGGCTGCTGCCTGCCAGCGGCTTTCCGATTGCCGGTTGGCGTGACCCGCTGGAGGCCATTCGTGCTTTGATCCTGCCAGTGGTTACCATTGGCATCGTCATGGGGGCATCGCTTCTGCGCTATGTCCGCTCGGCCACGCTGGACGTTGTCGGGGCGGATTATCTTCGCAACGCACGCGCCCTTGGCGAAAGCTTTCCGCAGGCGATGATGCGGCATGGTATCCGCAACGGCTCTGTGCCCGTGATTTCCATTCTGGGGATTGAGCTTGCCTCGACTCTGTTGGGTGCGGTCGTTGTAGAGCGTGTGTTCAATCTGCCCGGTCTCGGTTCCATGCTTCTGACGGCGATTCAACAGAGAGATTATCCCAGCGTTCAGGGCGTCTTGCTGATCACCACCCTGCTGGTGCTGCTGATCGGCTTTGCCGCCGATGTGGTGCAGCGGTTGATTGATCCGCGCCTGCGCGAACCGGCGGCGGTAAGGCGATGA